The proteins below are encoded in one region of Candidatus Thiodiazotropha sp. LNASS1:
- a CDS encoding AI-2E family transporter — MQVVTNWFKRYFSDPQIVFLTLFLLLFFGVVITMGDMLAPVLASIVIAYLLEGVISQLEKRSFPRFPSVLIVFILFLLFVTLVMFGLMPLLSNQVTEFLQQLPIMISMGQQALMQLPERYPDLIPQEQVDQLIQQIRNEIASFAQQAVTWSLASVVGVITLIVYLILMPLLVFFFLKDKHLIIDWFVMYLPRHRRFAGTVWNDVDKQIANYVRGKFWEIVIIWAVSFVTFRLLGLNYALLLSMMVGLSVIIPYIGAAVVTIPVLFIAWFQWGWSSDFAWLAMAYFVIQALDGNVLVPLLFSEVVNLHPVAIIVSILVFGGFWGFWGVFFAIPLATLVQAVLVAWPKRIEEEVIDRP, encoded by the coding sequence ATGCAGGTTGTAACAAATTGGTTCAAGCGTTACTTTTCCGATCCTCAGATCGTCTTCCTGACGCTTTTTCTGCTGCTCTTTTTTGGTGTCGTCATCACCATGGGGGATATGCTCGCCCCGGTGTTGGCAAGCATCGTTATTGCCTATCTGCTGGAGGGCGTTATTTCTCAGTTGGAGAAACGCTCATTTCCAAGATTTCCCTCAGTACTGATTGTATTTATCCTGTTCCTGTTGTTTGTCACGCTGGTCATGTTTGGCCTGATGCCGCTCCTGTCCAACCAGGTGACAGAGTTTCTGCAGCAGTTGCCGATCATGATTTCCATGGGGCAGCAAGCACTGATGCAACTGCCGGAACGCTATCCCGATCTGATTCCACAGGAGCAGGTCGATCAGCTTATCCAACAGATAAGGAATGAGATCGCCTCATTTGCACAACAGGCCGTCACCTGGTCCCTCGCCTCGGTCGTCGGTGTGATCACATTGATCGTCTACCTGATTCTGATGCCGCTGCTGGTATTCTTTTTTTTGAAGGACAAACACCTGATCATCGATTGGTTTGTGATGTATCTGCCCAGGCATCGACGCTTTGCAGGTACTGTTTGGAACGATGTGGATAAACAGATAGCCAACTATGTCAGGGGTAAATTCTGGGAAATCGTCATTATCTGGGCGGTCAGCTTCGTCACATTCAGACTGCTTGGATTGAATTATGCTCTTCTGCTGTCGATGATGGTGGGGCTGTCGGTGATCATTCCATACATCGGGGCGGCTGTGGTCACTATCCCTGTACTCTTCATCGCCTGGTTTCAATGGGGCTGGAGCAGTGACTTTGCGTGGCTGGCTATGGCTTATTTCGTCATCCAGGCGTTGGACGGTAATGTGCTGGTGCCTCTGTTGTTTTCCGAGGTGGTCAATCTGCACCCGGTTGCGATCATAGTATCCATCCTGGTGTTTGGCGGATTCTGGGGCTTTTGGGGTGTTTTTTTCGCAATTCCCCTGGCCACATTGGTACAGGCTGTTTTGGTCGCTTGGCCAAAGAGAATCGAGGAAGAGGTGATTGACAGGCCCTAG
- a CDS encoding DUF2892 domain-containing protein: protein MTQNIGSIERIIRIVAGLAILAWGFLLSDPINWWGAIGAVPLVTGLVSFCPLWTLFGINTKKTA, encoded by the coding sequence ATGACTCAAAATATCGGCAGTATTGAACGAATAATCCGAATCGTCGCAGGTTTGGCGATTCTCGCCTGGGGTTTTCTTCTGAGTGACCCCATCAACTGGTGGGGCGCAATCGGTGCGGTTCCCCTGGTCACCGGCCTCGTCTCCTTTTGTCCCCTGTGGACACTGTTCGGAATCAACACCAAGAAGACGGCCTGA
- a CDS encoding selenium metabolism-associated LysR family transcriptional regulator has product MADRRLQVFHTVARLLSFTKAAETLHMTQPAVTFQVRQLEEYFNTRLFDRTHNRISLTEAGERVYEYADRIFDLYADMENSVREMTGEIRGALTIGASTTIAEYMLPALLGDFGARYPEVTIHLRVSNSEGIVSMVENNTIDLGVVEAPVGNKNLVVEMCREDHLVAIVPPSHDLANLESVEIKKLLEYPFICREEGSGTREVINEYLENNSCDTAMDISMELGSPEAVKGAVEAGMGVSVVSRATIQKELKLDTLRAINLMPKLERPFSFVHQKQKFRLRAMEELLDFARGYCEDHAEEQL; this is encoded by the coding sequence ATGGCGGATCGAAGATTACAAGTTTTTCATACGGTTGCGCGTCTATTAAGTTTCACCAAAGCGGCGGAGACCCTGCATATGACTCAGCCGGCCGTGACCTTCCAGGTACGTCAGCTTGAGGAGTATTTCAATACCCGCCTGTTTGACCGTACCCATAATCGCATCAGCCTGACAGAGGCTGGTGAACGTGTGTATGAGTACGCTGACCGGATTTTTGATCTCTATGCCGATATGGAAAACTCCGTTCGTGAGATGACGGGTGAAATCAGGGGAGCACTGACAATCGGCGCCAGTACAACGATCGCCGAATATATGCTGCCCGCGCTACTGGGTGATTTCGGCGCCCGTTACCCGGAGGTCACCATCCACTTGCGGGTCTCTAACTCAGAAGGCATCGTCTCGATGGTCGAGAACAACACAATCGATCTGGGTGTTGTCGAAGCCCCGGTCGGCAATAAGAATCTGGTAGTGGAGATGTGTCGTGAGGATCATCTGGTTGCGATCGTGCCACCCAGTCATGACCTGGCCAATCTTGAATCGGTAGAGATAAAGAAACTTCTTGAATACCCGTTTATTTGCCGTGAAGAGGGGTCGGGCACCCGGGAAGTGATCAATGAATATCTTGAAAACAACTCCTGCGATACTGCGATGGACATCTCTATGGAGCTGGGCAGCCCGGAAGCGGTGAAAGGTGCAGTTGAAGCGGGGATGGGGGTCTCCGTGGTCTCCCGTGCCACTATCCAGAAAGAGTTGAAACTGGATACCTTGCGCGCCATCAATCTGATGCCGAAGCTGGAGCGTCCTTTCTCTTTTGTTCATCAAAAGCAGAAATTCCGGCTGCGTGCCATGGAAGAGCTGCTCGATTTTGCCAGGGGTTATTGTGAAGATCACGCCGAGGAGCAGCTCTAG